One genomic region from Chthoniobacterales bacterium encodes:
- a CDS encoding glycosyltransferase: MTSPLITVGVPVYRGARYLAETLESIRVQTCGDLRVLISIDGPDPESEAVCQPFLRDKRFSVVTQPERLGWVGNIDWLTAQVDTPFWCYYQQDDLTAPCYFEKLLEAALCHLSAAVVYCDIVAFGTQSWQTSQPSVTGIPAARQLALLYAHHSAVAFRGLTRVEALRESGGLITNEVENYSVDTTWMSQMACWGDLIRVPGDWYFKRYHEDNVHTKWADWPEEKRLHAWIAHCADLLEITFKVGANPQERRLLWLATVNRLTSPRVAPGYLQMKEITQEQRMALLENFLHYLQKVRCSKLPYKMKSTWDDLALWTRGFFSRPPGLVEKRPAA; encoded by the coding sequence ATGACATCGCCCCTCATCACCGTCGGAGTTCCAGTCTATCGAGGCGCGCGTTACCTCGCCGAAACCCTCGAATCCATCCGCGTGCAAACCTGCGGAGACCTGCGCGTCCTCATTTCCATCGACGGCCCCGACCCGGAGTCCGAAGCCGTCTGCCAGCCGTTTCTCCGCGACAAACGATTCTCCGTCGTCACGCAACCCGAACGCCTCGGCTGGGTCGGCAATATCGACTGGCTCACGGCCCAGGTGGACACCCCATTCTGGTGCTACTACCAGCAGGACGACCTCACCGCCCCGTGTTATTTCGAGAAATTACTGGAGGCCGCCCTCTGCCACCTGAGTGCGGCGGTGGTCTATTGCGACATCGTCGCCTTCGGCACGCAATCGTGGCAGACCTCCCAACCCTCCGTCACCGGCATTCCGGCGGCGCGGCAGCTCGCCTTGCTCTACGCCCACCATTCCGCCGTCGCCTTCCGGGGGCTAACGCGCGTGGAAGCCCTTCGCGAATCCGGCGGGCTGATCACCAACGAAGTGGAAAACTACTCCGTCGATACCACCTGGATGTCGCAAATGGCCTGCTGGGGCGACCTGATTCGAGTTCCAGGCGACTGGTACTTCAAGCGTTACCACGAGGACAACGTGCATACGAAATGGGCCGATTGGCCGGAGGAAAAACGCCTCCACGCCTGGATCGCCCATTGCGCCGACCTGCTGGAGATCACGTTCAAAGTCGGTGCCAACCCGCAGGAACGCCGCCTGCTTTGGCTGGCCACCGTCAACCGCCTCACCTCGCCCCGAGTCGCTCCCGGCTACCTCCAAATGAAAGAAATCACCCAGGAACAGCGCATGGCCCTCTTGGAAAACTTCCTGCATTACCTCCAGAAAGTGCGCTGCAGCAAACTCCCCTACAAAATGAAATCCACTTGGGACGATCTCGCCCTCTGGACCCGAGGTTTCTTCTCCCGCCCGCCCGGCCTCGTCGAGAAACGCCCAGCGGCTTGA
- a CDS encoding acyltransferase, with the protein MQLLLQLLAFALPWSLRRIVLQKWCGCELAEGSSIGLSLVLCRRVKLGRAARIGHFNFLKNCSLVELGDHAIINNLNWITGFPKIDSPHFAAEPDRAPELILGRHSSITNRHLIDCTARVTIGSFTTFAGFRSQILTHTIDIIGGRQTSRPLTIGDYCFIGTDCILLGGSALPSHSVLGAKSLLNKIHLAEYRLYGGVPAKELSELPADAKYFTRATGFVE; encoded by the coding sequence ATGCAACTCCTCCTCCAACTTCTCGCCTTCGCCCTCCCATGGAGCCTGCGGCGAATCGTCCTCCAGAAATGGTGCGGCTGCGAACTGGCCGAGGGGAGTTCCATCGGACTCTCGCTCGTCCTCTGCCGCCGCGTAAAACTGGGTCGCGCCGCGCGCATCGGGCATTTTAACTTCCTGAAAAACTGCTCCCTGGTCGAACTCGGCGACCACGCCATCATCAACAACCTCAACTGGATCACCGGCTTCCCGAAGATCGACTCGCCCCATTTTGCCGCCGAGCCCGACCGCGCCCCGGAGCTGATTCTGGGACGCCACAGCTCCATCACCAACCGCCACCTGATCGATTGCACGGCTCGCGTCACCATCGGGAGTTTCACCACATTCGCCGGGTTTCGCTCGCAGATTTTGACGCACACCATCGACATCATCGGGGGCCGGCAAACGTCGCGACCACTCACCATCGGCGACTATTGTTTCATCGGGACCGACTGCATTTTACTCGGCGGCAGCGCACTTCCATCGCACTCGGTGCTCGGCGCAAAATCGCTCCTCAACAAAATTCACCTCGCCGAATACCGACTCTACGGCGGCGTTCCCGCGAAGGAACTCTCCGAGCTTCCCGCTGACGCGAAATATTTCACGCGCGCCACCGGCTTCGTCGAATAG
- a CDS encoding DapH/DapD/GlmU-related protein has product MKSALPDFPSPWTFRQKIIIFLWGIAWALLCSWTPKPLNKWRLLVMRLFGVKIDGLPFVHPRARIQIPWNLTLHDRACLGDRANAYSLGEIELGIASTVAQECYLCTGTHDMQDRARPLLTAKITIGDWAFLGARTFVLPGVTIGNNCVVGACSVVSKDLPPDCYAIGTPATVRRAKPPL; this is encoded by the coding sequence ATGAAAAGCGCCCTGCCCGACTTCCCCTCGCCCTGGACCTTTCGCCAGAAAATCATCATCTTCCTGTGGGGCATCGCCTGGGCCCTCCTCTGCTCCTGGACCCCGAAGCCGCTCAACAAATGGCGCCTCCTCGTCATGCGCCTCTTCGGAGTGAAGATCGACGGCCTCCCCTTCGTCCATCCGCGCGCCCGCATCCAGATCCCTTGGAACCTCACCCTGCACGACCGCGCCTGCCTCGGCGACCGCGCCAACGCCTATTCGCTGGGCGAAATCGAACTCGGCATCGCCAGCACCGTCGCGCAGGAATGCTACCTCTGCACCGGCACCCACGACATGCAGGACCGCGCCCGCCCGCTCCTCACCGCCAAAATCACCATTGGCGACTGGGCCTTCCTCGGCGCGCGCACGTTCGTTTTGCCCGGCGTCACCATCGGCAACAACTGCGTCGTCGGTGCCTGCTCCGTCGTCAGCAAAGACCTTCCCCCCGACTGCTACGCCATCGGCACCCCCGCCACCGTGAGACGCGCCAAGCCGCCGCTGTAG
- the cdaA gene encoding diadenylate cyclase CdaA, translated as MNKLRSLLEFARENWPSAIEICILAVAIYYGYLYFRGTRGAKVLTGLALIFLTLTLTAQVLDLKVISWIIRSLSAFLAIALVVIFQPELRRALAALGGHPIFSSNRQKQETLTQLTDIVFALAAKQLGALIALERDTNIRNFTETGVDIDCKLSRELVLTIFHPKTPLHDGGMVINNGRIEAAACIFPVSAREDLDRSLGLRHRAALGVTEESDAIAIVTSEETGTVSICHRGRIERNFNPQTFRARINELLSFEDEADEVGDELSDTKLAS; from the coding sequence ATGAATAAGCTGCGTTCGCTCTTGGAATTTGCCCGCGAAAACTGGCCGTCGGCCATCGAGATTTGCATCCTCGCGGTGGCGATTTATTACGGCTACCTCTACTTTCGCGGAACGCGTGGCGCGAAGGTGCTGACCGGACTCGCCCTCATTTTCCTGACCCTCACGCTCACTGCGCAAGTCCTCGATCTGAAGGTCATTAGCTGGATCATCCGCAGCCTGTCGGCGTTTTTGGCGATCGCGCTCGTGGTCATTTTTCAACCCGAGTTGCGTCGCGCTCTGGCGGCCCTCGGCGGTCATCCGATTTTCTCTTCAAACCGGCAAAAACAGGAAACCCTAACCCAGCTCACCGACATCGTTTTCGCGCTCGCGGCCAAGCAACTCGGCGCGCTCATCGCCCTCGAGCGCGACACCAACATCCGCAATTTCACCGAGACGGGCGTGGACATCGACTGCAAACTTTCGCGCGAACTCGTGCTCACGATCTTTCATCCGAAGACTCCGCTGCACGACGGCGGCATGGTCATCAACAACGGCCGCATCGAAGCCGCCGCCTGCATTTTTCCCGTCAGCGCCCGCGAAGATCTCGACCGTTCGCTCGGCCTGCGCCACCGCGCCGCACTCGGAGTTACAGAGGAATCGGACGCCATCGCCATCGTCACTTCCGAGGAAACGGGCACGGTTTCCATCTGCCATCGCGGACGCATCGAGCGCAATTTCAATCCGCAGACTTTCCGCGCGCGCATCAACGAATTGCTGTCCTTCGAGGACGAGGCCGACGAGGTGGGCGATGAGTTGAGCGACACGAAACTGGCGTCATGA
- the glmM gene encoding phosphoglucosamine mutase, with amino-acid sequence MSQPRKIFGTDGVRGVANIEPVTAETALKLGRAAAHVITKLSANRHNTETRPKIVLGKDTRLSGYMLETALVAGITSLGVDVLLIGPLPTPGVAYITRSLRADAGIVLSASHNPYEDNGIKFFRHDGCKLDDAVEAEIENLVFSGEIESIRPTAGKIGRAARIDDALGRYVEFAKASFPKNRTLEGVTIAIDCANGAAYKSSPCILRELGADVKVFHNAPNGTNINASCGSTYPDEIARIVKETGVHIGISHDGDADRVLLCDENGEVVDGDEIMAIAAVDLLKNGGLANQTLVSTIMSNFGLDETIHAHGGQIVRTKVGDRYVIEEMLRHGHNVGGEQSGHMIFRDYATTGDGIVSALQILRIMVETGKPLSELKRVLKKYPQAQRNLRVREKLPLEQFPEIQKLVVETEKSLGGAGRVLLRYSGTEPKIRLLIEGRDGEWINQRADEIAAEIQTKLG; translated from the coding sequence ATGTCCCAACCCCGCAAAATTTTTGGCACCGATGGCGTTCGTGGCGTGGCCAATATCGAGCCCGTCACCGCCGAGACTGCGCTCAAACTCGGACGTGCCGCCGCGCATGTCATCACCAAGCTCAGCGCCAACCGCCATAACACTGAAACTCGACCCAAAATCGTCCTCGGCAAAGACACCCGGCTCTCCGGTTACATGCTGGAAACCGCGCTCGTCGCTGGCATCACTTCACTCGGCGTGGATGTGCTTTTGATCGGGCCGCTGCCCACGCCGGGCGTCGCCTACATCACGCGTTCGCTGCGGGCCGACGCGGGGATCGTCCTCTCCGCTTCCCACAATCCGTATGAGGATAATGGCATCAAATTTTTCCGTCACGACGGCTGCAAACTCGACGATGCGGTGGAAGCCGAGATCGAAAATCTGGTTTTCAGTGGCGAGATTGAGTCAATTCGCCCCACCGCTGGAAAGATCGGACGCGCCGCCCGCATCGACGACGCCCTGGGGCGTTATGTGGAATTTGCCAAGGCCAGTTTCCCGAAAAACCGCACGCTGGAGGGCGTCACCATCGCCATCGATTGCGCGAACGGGGCCGCTTACAAATCGTCGCCCTGCATTTTGCGTGAGCTGGGGGCGGATGTGAAAGTTTTCCACAACGCACCGAACGGCACGAACATCAACGCCAGTTGCGGCAGCACGTATCCCGACGAAATCGCCCGGATTGTGAAGGAAACGGGCGTGCATATCGGCATCTCACACGATGGCGACGCGGACCGCGTGCTTCTCTGCGATGAGAACGGCGAGGTCGTCGATGGCGATGAAATCATGGCCATCGCGGCGGTCGATTTATTGAAAAATGGCGGACTGGCGAACCAGACGCTGGTCTCGACGATCATGTCGAACTTCGGCCTCGACGAAACGATCCACGCTCACGGCGGCCAGATCGTGCGGACGAAAGTCGGCGACCGCTACGTGATCGAGGAAATGCTGCGCCACGGTCACAACGTCGGCGGCGAACAAAGCGGGCACATGATTTTTCGCGACTACGCCACGACTGGCGATGGCATCGTGAGTGCGCTGCAAATTTTGCGAATCATGGTCGAAACGGGGAAGCCGTTGAGCGAGTTGAAGCGCGTTCTAAAGAAATATCCGCAGGCGCAGCGCAATCTGCGGGTGCGGGAGAAATTGCCGCTGGAGCAGTTTCCGGAGATCCAAAAACTCGTCGTCGAGACCGAGAAATCGCTCGGTGGCGCGGGTCGTGTGCTGCTGC
- a CDS encoding FAD-dependent oxidoreductase, with product MKVAVLGAGLQGSCIALELASRGVKVALYDQNAACMTQASSQNEGKIHLGYVYANDPSRNSARAMIEGAVRFQPLLRRLLGDMELPVSTPFYYLVHSDSLLSIPQVEAHFRDCGKMARDIAGEGTPEYFGRDYRLTPERLTDAECAALFDPDLVQAAYRTEEVSIDPEFLAQRVHVAVTENPRITCHWNTHIDGVTPREDSAIVNGDAPYDHVINTLWEGRLAVDQTAGITPSLPWLYRVKHYLRVQLLPSETVGIPSSTIVLGAFGDVVNYNNGALYLSWYPTGMLGASTAIRPPAWPPPSGELQSNLRASIFQELSRIVPSLKRLSPACIENAHVKGGVIFAWGSTDIDDPHSGLHDRYRIGPVSYGRYHSVDTGKLTMAPFFAQTLAQQIA from the coding sequence GTGAAAGTCGCGGTTCTCGGTGCCGGTTTGCAGGGGAGTTGCATTGCATTGGAACTCGCCTCGCGCGGCGTGAAGGTCGCGCTTTACGATCAAAACGCCGCGTGCATGACGCAGGCGTCCTCCCAGAACGAGGGCAAAATCCATCTCGGCTACGTTTATGCCAACGATCCTTCGCGCAACTCGGCCCGCGCTATGATCGAGGGAGCCGTGCGGTTCCAGCCCCTGCTGCGCCGCTTGCTGGGAGACATGGAACTCCCGGTCTCGACGCCGTTTTACTATCTGGTCCACAGCGACAGCCTCCTCAGCATTCCCCAAGTCGAGGCGCATTTTCGGGATTGTGGAAAAATGGCCCGCGACATCGCCGGGGAGGGGACGCCGGAATATTTCGGACGCGACTACCGGCTGACTCCCGAGCGACTCACAGATGCGGAGTGCGCGGCGCTGTTCGATCCCGATTTGGTTCAAGCCGCCTATCGCACGGAGGAAGTGAGCATTGATCCCGAGTTTCTCGCCCAGCGCGTTCACGTCGCAGTGACCGAAAACCCCCGCATTACTTGCCACTGGAACACGCATATCGACGGTGTCACGCCGCGAGAAGACAGCGCCATCGTGAATGGGGACGCGCCCTACGATCACGTCATCAACACCCTCTGGGAAGGACGCCTCGCGGTGGATCAGACGGCTGGCATCACGCCCTCGCTGCCCTGGCTGTATCGGGTAAAACATTACCTCCGCGTGCAGTTGCTGCCGTCGGAAACCGTCGGCATTCCGTCGAGCACGATCGTGCTGGGAGCTTTTGGCGACGTGGTAAACTACAACAATGGCGCGCTCTATCTTTCCTGGTATCCGACGGGAATGCTCGGGGCGTCCACCGCGATTCGACCGCCTGCCTGGCCGCCGCCTTCAGGCGAGTTACAGTCGAATCTGCGCGCCTCCATTTTCCAGGAACTCAGCCGGATCGTTCCCTCGCTCAAGCGTCTGTCGCCAGCCTGCATCGAGAACGCGCATGTGAAAGGCGGCGTCATTTTTGCCTGGGGCTCCACCGATATTGACGATCCACACAGCGGCTTGCACGACCGCTACCGCATCGGGCCGGTCAGCTACGGGCGCTACCATTCCGTGGACACCGGCAAGCTCACGATGGCCCCCTTCTTCGCGCAAACTCTGGCCCAGCAAATCGCATGA
- the folP gene encoding dihydropteroate synthase has protein sequence MIWKIQDRSYDFQRTGGWIMGVLNVTPDSFSDGGQFVQLDPALTHARQMIAEGATVIDIGGESSRPGASSISIEEEKQRVLPVIEALRAESDVLISIDSCKPAVARAAMEAGANIINDISGLRAPEMLEVVAATGAGAVCMHMLGTPVTMQQTPSYDDVVGEVRAFFEEGLAACAEQKIDPSQIVFDPGIGFGKTVAHNLELLRNLALLRLGDRPMLVGVSRKSFLSKIIGTDSPNDRFWPTVALTAHCREAGVEIIRVHDVRPNFHSLRMMEAILGQAASVHE, from the coding sequence ATGATCTGGAAAATCCAAGACCGCTCATACGACTTCCAACGCACTGGCGGCTGGATCATGGGCGTGTTGAATGTGACGCCGGATTCGTTCTCGGACGGCGGGCAATTTGTCCAACTCGATCCCGCCCTTACTCACGCGCGGCAGATGATCGCCGAAGGCGCGACGGTGATCGACATCGGCGGTGAATCGAGCCGTCCGGGGGCGAGTTCCATTTCAATCGAGGAGGAAAAACAGCGCGTGCTGCCGGTGATCGAGGCGTTGCGCGCAGAGTCCGACGTGCTCATTTCCATCGATAGTTGCAAGCCCGCCGTGGCCCGCGCCGCGATGGAGGCGGGGGCCAATATCATCAACGACATCAGCGGTTTGCGTGCGCCGGAAATGCTCGAAGTCGTCGCCGCGACCGGAGCCGGAGCCGTCTGCATGCACATGCTCGGCACGCCGGTGACGATGCAGCAAACCCCGAGCTATGACGACGTCGTCGGCGAGGTGCGGGCATTCTTTGAGGAGGGCCTCGCCGCCTGCGCTGAACAAAAAATTGATCCGAGTCAGATCGTCTTTGACCCCGGCATCGGCTTTGGCAAAACCGTTGCGCATAATCTCGAGCTTCTGCGCAATCTCGCCTTGCTCCGCCTCGGAGACCGGCCCATGCTGGTCGGCGTGTCGCGGAAATCGTTCCTCAGCAAAATCATCGGCACCGACTCGCCGAACGACCGTTTCTGGCCGACCGTCGCGCTCACGGCCCACTGTCGCGAGGCCGGTGTGGAAATCATCCGCGTGCACGATGTCCGGCCGAATTTTCACTCCCTGCGCATGATGGAAGCGATCTTGGGCCAAGCTGCAAGCGTCCATGAATAA
- a CDS encoding glycosyltransferase, whose amino-acid sequence MKILHAISSIDPRQGGTSEAVLQLSREAIRQGHEVEIVSIDDPAADWIESFPFELHATGPGKTAFQYSAKFHSWLRENVGRFDAVFSHALWQYTGVAVRSACGKKHPYFVFPHGMLDPYFDQFPLKRLKKNCFWPWADYRVLRDARAIFFTSEEERIGAHHSFKSLRGHDVIAPLGIDDPPSFTPSMREAFAAKVPELAGRRYLLFLGRIHRKKGCDLLLRAWSKVTHPDICLVMAGPDQTGWTAELQSIPAERVFWPGMLAGDAKWGALYGADAFVLPSHQENFGLAVAEALACSTPVLISRKVNIWREITEAGGGYAEDNTETGTQNLLTRFLALSDSEKSALRLAARATFETHFRLSAAAALLHQHVAQLL is encoded by the coding sequence ATGAAAATCCTCCACGCCATTTCCTCCATCGACCCGCGCCAGGGCGGCACCAGCGAGGCGGTCCTGCAACTCAGCCGCGAAGCGATCCGCCAAGGGCACGAGGTGGAAATTGTGAGCATCGACGACCCGGCGGCAGACTGGATCGAAAGTTTTCCATTCGAGTTACATGCCACTGGACCGGGGAAAACCGCCTTCCAATATTCGGCGAAATTCCATTCCTGGCTGCGGGAAAACGTCGGCCGCTTCGACGCTGTTTTCTCCCACGCCCTCTGGCAATACACCGGAGTTGCAGTGCGGTCTGCCTGCGGAAAAAAGCATCCCTACTTCGTCTTCCCTCACGGAATGCTCGACCCGTATTTCGATCAATTTCCCCTCAAGCGCCTCAAGAAAAACTGCTTCTGGCCCTGGGCCGATTACCGCGTGCTGCGCGACGCACGCGCCATCTTTTTCACCTCCGAGGAAGAACGCATCGGAGCGCATCATTCCTTTAAAAGCCTGCGCGGTCACGACGTCATCGCCCCGCTCGGCATCGACGATCCACCGTCATTCACCCCGTCGATGCGTGAGGCGTTCGCCGCCAAAGTCCCCGAACTGGCAGGTCGCCGCTACCTCCTGTTCCTCGGCCGCATCCATCGCAAAAAAGGCTGCGACCTCCTCCTCCGCGCTTGGTCGAAGGTCACCCATCCAGACATCTGCCTCGTCATGGCCGGGCCCGACCAGACGGGCTGGACAGCCGAGTTGCAATCGATTCCCGCCGAGCGCGTCTTCTGGCCCGGCATGTTGGCAGGCGACGCCAAATGGGGCGCGCTCTACGGAGCCGACGCGTTCGTTTTGCCGTCGCACCAGGAAAACTTCGGACTCGCCGTCGCCGAAGCGCTCGCCTGCTCCACGCCTGTCCTCATTTCCCGAAAGGTGAACATCTGGCGCGAAATCACCGAAGCCGGCGGCGGCTACGCGGAAGACAACACTGAAACTGGAACGCAAAATTTACTCACCCGTTTCCTCGCCCTCTCCGACTCCGAGAAATCCGCCCTGCGCCTCGCCGCCCGCGCCACCTTCGAGACCCATTTCCGCCTTTCCGCCGCCGCCGCCCTTCTCCACCAACACGTCGCCCAACTCCTATGA